TGGTGATTTGCTCACTTTGGGGTCCTAAAACTCTTGATCAGCACATTTATCAATTAAGGTGAAGATGCTTTTAGCTAAACCCACTATCCTTAACAAAGTGCACGATCCACCAAATTATACATAGTAACTTTTTACAGTTCCAAAGAGATAAGTGGCCTGCAGCAAGAGAATACGGACAGGAGCAACATGTATGGTAACTAAGAAAGACCAGCAGAAAATACCTTGGATAAGATTATCTTGCTTAAGGAAAATCTCCCTGAGCCTACTTTGACCACAGGGGTTGTACTTCAGATTAAACTTATCAAAGCGATGAAAAGTACTCTTGTCTGCATGAACATCCAAAAGGTCAACATTCAGATCATACCTGTTCAAACAAATGTGAAGAGAGATCACAaactgattttttaaataaataagtttaatCGCACATAATTATAACagaattcaaacatattttcttCTCTGTCGGGGGAAAGCAAAAGAAAGTTTCATTACCCAGTTAGGTCCAAGCTCTCAAATACTTCTTTCAAAGTCAGATACGTCCCATCTCGAAATATCACAACCTGAGTAAAAGTACAAGAAATTCAGTGCTTTGGAGAAAACAAATGCATACcctttttccaaaacaaaaatagcaTTAGAAAATATTGATCACCAAGTGAACATGAAATTAATTGATTCAACAAGTGCCACTGATCACATGAAAGATATTGGTTTTAGAGAGGGACAAGTGTACTTAGTGTCAACCATAAAAGGAATCGCCAGACAAGCAGTTgacagcatttttttttttttatgacaggGAAACCACCCCACGACAAAGCCCTTAGGACTCAACCATGTAACCTAAACCCCCGAGGAGACTAGCCCAGCAACCCActgccatggcctcccacttaatCGCGGTTCGAGGAatcgaacctgtgacatggggctTATGCACTcaagttcgcccttaccacttgggctacccatgGGTGGGTGTTGACAACATATTAGCAGAAAAATCCATAGCATTACCTCATCAGGCTCTTTCCTCAGCTTTGACTTTATAAATCTCAAAAGATGTTTCTGGTTCATGCATGCAGAGTGATGAACATGTGTATCAACTTTCCTGACATTGTAGAAGTCACGATGTGGGGCGGTTTTTTGAGCAAGAAATTCTCTATCCGCATTAAGCATCAAATGAAGATTGAATTTCTGAATGGTGAATGGGTACACAAATAAGCACAATGTcgaattataattattattaatgagaaaagAGCAATATCATGCATCttaatcacaaataatctcAACGAAAAAATATGTACTTGTTCGAGAAGATTCAACCGATGATGACATAGTGTTCTAATATTCCCTGCTGCAATAACCCGAAGTATGTGATGCAGATCAGTGAAAAAGGTTGTGGCGTCTGCAACAGGGAAAAGCTCTTCGTTTGCGTCTGCAACAGGTAACAGGTGAACATGCATAAATGTTGTAGTAGATGAACATGTCAAtaacaattagaaaaataaGTCCATCAATCAAATCTCTTAGATTCTTACAATCTTTATTTGCATAGACATGAACAACTCCATCTTGCATCTCAAAGTAATGCTGCATAAATATTGGAACatgttaatgaaaaaatggaatATGAGAGACAAACCAAAGTGCAATTCTTATGAAAAGTGAACTCACATCAGACTTTCCCTCAGAAGTATAAGAGAATGGCTCAGGATTAGGCTTTGGAGTACTGGGATCAGATATAACTTCTTTCTCCCATGGAGCCACTGCTTCCCTGAATACATATCTTTTTCGCAATTCAAGGCATTCTTGAAGAACTACATATGCCTCCACTTCATCAGGTGATGGCACCTCTGGTAAAATATACAGATTTTAGAACATAATAATCCACCACATgcaaatcatcaattttaatcGGAAACATTGGAATTGGCAAGCTTAGAAGTAaaccattttgaaaaagagtcaCAACAGATCAACTAATAGAAGTACTTACCTCAAAATATTAAACATTAACTATCAGTGGAAGGTAAGGTCAAGAAAGAAATTAACTTTAAAGAGAGATAATGGGTAGTCAATACCGGTAGGTGATATTTTAAGTCGGGCAAAATTTTCTTGCTCCGGCtctttcctcaaaatatcagcAGCAATTGGATCAGGCTGAACGCCATGCAGATCACCAGATACACTATGGGATCGAATCATACTGGATGCAGCAATAGGCAATTGCTCTACATTAGCTTTAATGTGGTCTGGTAAATTTTCATATAGGGTTTTACACTCTGGCCCCTGCACAATAGAGGTAAGAAAGCAACCCTTCAGCTCTTGATGAAGTTTTCATTTAGAAAAGGAACGAATTCTTTGAAGAATGACAGAGACATAGGAAGGAAATATGCAGATTGCATACAACGAGATAAATGTGCTCTTTTTTACAAGTTAAAATGTCCTCTTCTAAGTGCATTAAAAACTCACAGCATTCCCATTCGTATGCAGATATGCAGTATCTAGTTTAGCAGTGTCGGTCATATTATCTTCATCATCAGAACCTTCAACACTCTCGAAGGCACTGGCACTCGCAACGGGAGACTTCGGAGAAGTTGGTCTGATAAGAGAACTAGTTTTCTTGGTTGCACTTGCATGCCCAGGAGATTTCCCTGATACAAACAATTTACGTAGTTAGTCAGCAACAAAGGAATCAACATCAAATCCAACCTCTTTCCTTCCCCCGCGCCCCAAAACtaaagggagagagaagacAACCTAGAAGACAGGAAACACATTGAAGACTATGTTTACTTTCCAAGGACCGAGAAGTTTGTATGGCTAAATTTATGATtcatagaaaaggaaaagatcTTTGAAATTTATGATTCCTAGGAGAGATCAATGACATTCTACCTAAACAGTGGTTTCATTTAAATATCGTTGTTGCCTTTCTTCCTCAACTGGCGATCTCCCTTTCAAGTTCTATTTTGTAATGtcttttttaagattaaagTCTTTGATCTTTTTTAACAAtaaggaaaagagaaaattacGAGATGGTGGTATTTGAAGTGAATGCAATTAATCTAGTGCTAGGCAGGCTGTTGGTTGACAAAAAATAACGAAAGTTGTTGAAGATAGACTAACTCGCTAACCAATAAGTAGGATGAAGCCCATAAATTGAGGTTCCCAGAAAGTGTTGGGTTGCTAAAATTGCCAAACCAAATTTCAAATTAGACGACCTTATTATGAACATAAGTTGTCCGCAGTTactaacaaattaatataaccGTTCAACTGCTAAGTCCCATGACACGACAGCAGAAAAGATTACATGAGAGTTTGTGAATAAAAAGATGGAAACTTGAGACTGGGACAACAAGAGCATAGCGTCGGAGGGAACTAGCAGAGAGAAAGACAATTTCACTACTTCATATCCaatcaaaattctttttttaaaggcaAAATAATATGTTATTGATGAAGTacataggcaaagcccaagtacactggaAGATTACATGGATGCAATCAAAATTACTGATCAAAACAAATATCCAATCAAAACCTTAAACCAACGCAAAAAGGTAAAGAATATAAATGAAGTGTTTCAGTTTCAAAATATGCAGTGTAATATGTCTAACCAAATGgtgaaaaagtttttttcttcaCTACTTGAATTCATACACAATAAGGGTTTTAGACTAGCAACGCCACGGTAAGTTTCTTGTACACACGGAAAATTAGGCCTTAACATTTAGAGGTTTCTCATGAAACACGGTACGCATTCCAATCCCCCAATAACTAGCTAAAGTCCCATCCCAGTTTTCCACAAGCACAGGCACTGTGATGTATAGCGATCTTATAAAACGACTCTCCCGTTAACTATTACAGTTGTTAAATTTGTTAAGGATGAAATATATCAAATTCACGATcttcataaaatttcatctccCGCACGAGTATAAACATCAATCGCGCCCTGGTTTCCAAAATGAATCCATCAAACCCACCATATTCCGAATCTTCTGATCCATACTAATCTCAAGTAGCAGGAAAAAATCCAATATAAAGCATATAGGAGCCTTTATCCAATTTATAACTATGAGTACAGAAGAAAGCGCTATTGACTCGTTAATACTCCTTAAATTCATTTTCCAATAAGACGCGACGCACTATAATTGTAATTCTCAAAAGCATGACGACAATATTTCCAGATTTTCTAATCCAAAGTTCATGATCACTCTCCTGgagagaaatccgagagagcCATACCTTCGGGAAGAGTATGCAGTCTCGGCAACCCGACCGGAATCCCGTCCACGTGGAGATGCCCGTTGCGCCTCTCCTCACTGCCGTCGATTCCGACGGAGATCGCCGTGACGTCCGGCAGAGAAGCCGAGCCGCGCCGGTAATAGCCGTTCCCCTTCCGGCGTGAGTGGGCCCGCCGCTTCTTCAGGTGCTGCGGCGATTCGATGTCCGAGTTCTcgtccctctccctctccactGTCTTGGCGAACTCCAGCAACTGATTTAGGGTTTTTCGGTGCATATAGTAAGCCGAAACGGCGACGACCGATGCTCCCACCAGAGCGGCCACGGCCAAATG
This genomic interval from Juglans regia cultivar Chandler chromosome 3, Walnut 2.0, whole genome shotgun sequence contains the following:
- the LOC108994905 gene encoding AMP deaminase; translated protein: MDAYALHLAVAALVGASVVAVSAYYMHRKTLNQLLEFAKTVERERDENSDIESPQHLKKRRAHSRRKGNGYYRRGSASLPDVTAISVGIDGSEERRNGHLHVDGIPVGLPRLHTLPEGKSPGHASATKKTSSLIRPTSPKSPVASASAFESVEGSDDEDNMTDTAKLDTAYLHTNGNAGPECKTLYENLPDHIKANVEQLPIAASSMIRSHSVSGDLHGVQPDPIAADILRKEPEQENFARLKISPTEVPSPDEVEAYVVLQECLELRKRYVFREAVAPWEKEVISDPSTPKPNPEPFSYTSEGKSDHYFEMQDGVVHVYANKDYANEELFPVADATTFFTDLHHILRVIAAGNIRTLCHHRLNLLEQKFNLHLMLNADREFLAQKTAPHRDFYNVRKVDTHVHHSACMNQKHLLRFIKSKLRKEPDEVVIFRDGTYLTLKEVFESLDLTGYDLNVDLLDVHADKSTFHRFDKFNLKYNPCGQSRLREIFLKQDNLIQGRFLAELTKQVFADLAASKYQMAEYRISIYGRKQSEWDQMASWIVNNELYSENVVWLIQLPRLYNVYKEMGIVTSFQNILDNIFIPLFEVTVDPDSHPQLHVFLKQVVGLDLVDDESKPERRPTKHINPAFSYYAYYCYANLYTLNKLRESKGMTMIKFRPHSGEAGDIDHLAATFLTAHNIAHGINLRKSPVLQYLYYLAQIGLAMSPLSNNSLFLDYHRNPFPIFFLRGLNVSLSTDDPLQIHLTKEPLVEEYSIAASVWKLSSCDLCEIARNSVSQSGFSHALKSHWIGKEYYKRGPDGNDIRKTNVPHIRLEFRQAIWREEMQQVYLGKAVIPREVDK